One genomic segment of Intestinimonas butyriciproducens includes these proteins:
- a CDS encoding zinc dependent phospholipase C family protein has protein sequence MPNYYAHLSLGAQVLSQLPQELSLLLNRERSAFDLGCLGPDPLFFYRPTLPNPVRREGVAMHARSALPVFGRLREAVEEGAPMSAGYAAGFLCHLALDSACHGWIDRRAAEGTVTHLAMEAEFDRLLMERDGLVSLGHSYLPPMPSGEVFAAAARAYQHTSPRQLEEGYRSMRRDTALFARLSGHRLSRPANRAVGALPGLKALQGIFLTADSHDAYAESNEYLTRQLAATVEAAAKQTQRFFQAAESGAPLDPWLDRDFKGTRLSEGAGGLPQSAPA, from the coding sequence ATGCCAAACTATTACGCCCATCTGAGCCTCGGCGCTCAGGTCCTGTCTCAGCTTCCGCAGGAGCTCTCCCTGCTTCTGAACCGGGAGCGTTCCGCCTTCGATCTGGGCTGTCTGGGGCCTGACCCACTCTTCTTTTACCGCCCGACCCTGCCCAACCCGGTCCGCCGGGAGGGCGTCGCCATGCACGCCCGGTCCGCGCTGCCCGTATTCGGCCGCCTACGGGAGGCGGTGGAGGAGGGCGCCCCCATGTCCGCAGGATATGCCGCCGGTTTTCTGTGTCATCTGGCCCTGGACAGTGCCTGTCACGGCTGGATCGACCGCAGGGCGGCCGAAGGGACCGTCACTCACCTGGCCATGGAAGCCGAGTTCGACCGCCTGCTGATGGAGCGGGACGGCCTGGTATCACTGGGACATTCCTACCTCCCTCCCATGCCCTCCGGCGAGGTGTTCGCCGCCGCCGCCCGGGCCTACCAGCACACCTCTCCCAGGCAGTTGGAAGAGGGCTATCGCTCTATGCGGCGGGACACCGCCCTCTTCGCCCGTCTCTCCGGCCACCGTCTGAGCCGCCCGGCCAACCGCGCGGTGGGCGCGCTGCCCGGGCTCAAGGCCCTGCAGGGCATCTTCCTCACCGCCGATTCCCACGATGCCTATGCAGAGAGCAACGAATATCTCACCCGCCAGCTCGCGGCCACCGTGGAGGCGGCGGCCAAACAGACGCAACGCTTTTTCCAGGCGGCGGAGTCCGGCGCCCCGTTGGACCCCTGGCTGGACCGGGATTTTAAGGGCACCCGCCTCTCCGAGGGGGCCGGCGGTCTACCTCAGTCCGCACCGGCCTGA
- a CDS encoding branched-chain amino acid ABC transporter permease has protein sequence MSLLNNLINGISLGSVYAIIALGYTMVYGIAKMLNFAHGDIIMVGAYVCFFATGQFGLPPIAGVLLAMVVCTILGMVIERLAYKPLRQAPSLAVLITAIGVSYFLQNSALLLWKSDPKVFTSVVPGGALTLGSVNITYVALVTVLSCVVIMLVLSFFTGHTKLGKAMRACSEDKAAAQLMGIDVNRTISMTFAIGSALAAVAGVLLCSTYPTLMPTTGSLPGIKAFTAAVFGGIGSIPGAMLGGILLGIIEIFAKAFNTNISDAVVFAVLIVVLLVKPSGLLGKTVREKV, from the coding sequence TTGAGTCTTCTCAATAACCTGATCAACGGCATCAGCCTGGGCAGCGTCTACGCCATCATCGCCCTGGGCTATACCATGGTCTACGGCATTGCCAAGATGCTCAATTTCGCCCATGGTGACATCATCATGGTGGGCGCCTACGTCTGCTTTTTCGCCACCGGCCAGTTCGGTCTGCCCCCCATCGCCGGGGTGCTGCTGGCCATGGTGGTATGCACCATCCTCGGCATGGTCATCGAGCGGCTGGCCTACAAGCCCCTGCGGCAGGCTCCCTCCCTGGCCGTGCTCATCACCGCCATCGGTGTGAGCTATTTCCTTCAGAACTCCGCCCTGCTGCTGTGGAAGTCCGACCCCAAGGTCTTTACCTCCGTGGTTCCCGGCGGCGCTCTCACCCTGGGGAGCGTCAACATCACCTATGTAGCCCTTGTGACCGTGCTCTCCTGCGTGGTCATCATGCTGGTACTCAGCTTCTTTACCGGCCACACCAAGCTGGGCAAGGCCATGCGGGCCTGCTCCGAGGACAAGGCCGCGGCCCAGCTCATGGGGATCGACGTCAACCGCACCATCTCCATGACCTTTGCCATCGGCTCTGCGCTGGCCGCCGTCGCCGGAGTGCTGCTGTGCTCCACCTATCCCACCCTGATGCCCACCACCGGGTCCCTGCCCGGCATCAAGGCCTTCACCGCCGCGGTCTTCGGCGGGATCGGCTCCATCCCCGGCGCCATGCTGGGGGGCATCCTGCTGGGGATCATCGAGATCTTTGCCAAGGCCTTTAATACCAATATCTCCGACGCGGTGGTCTTTGCCGTGCTGATCGTGGTGCTGCTGGTGAAGCCCTCCGGCCTGCTGGGCAAGACCGTGCGTGAGAAAGTGTGA
- a CDS encoding ABC transporter ATP-binding protein: protein MNKPKREPTRLVPVPSPNIIPERDVDKTPILEARHLGIDFGGLTAVDEFNMAIGRTEIAGLIGPNGAGKTTVFNLLTKVYQPTRGTILLDGIDTAGKSTVQVNRMGIARTFQNIRLFSNLSVEDNVKIGLHNHIKYGTLQGVLRLPGYWKEERIAHERALELLSIFDMQDLAGAKAGSLPYGAQRRLEIVRALATNPSLLLLDEPAAGMNPSETAELMENIVKIRDTFQIAVLLIEHDMSLVMGICEGICVLNFGHIIAKGTPDEIQNNPEVIKAYLGSGKGE, encoded by the coding sequence ATGAATAAGCCCAAGAGAGAGCCCACCCGTCTGGTCCCTGTGCCCAGCCCCAATATCATCCCCGAGCGCGACGTGGACAAGACCCCCATTCTGGAGGCCCGGCATCTGGGCATCGACTTCGGCGGCCTCACCGCCGTGGACGAATTCAACATGGCCATTGGCCGCACCGAGATCGCCGGGCTCATCGGCCCCAACGGCGCGGGCAAGACCACAGTGTTCAACCTTCTAACCAAGGTTTATCAGCCCACCCGGGGCACCATCCTGCTCGACGGCATAGACACCGCCGGCAAGTCCACGGTCCAGGTCAACCGCATGGGGATCGCCCGTACCTTCCAGAACATCCGGCTGTTCTCCAACCTCAGCGTGGAGGACAATGTGAAGATCGGCCTCCACAATCACATCAAATATGGCACCCTCCAGGGGGTGCTCCGTCTGCCCGGGTACTGGAAGGAGGAGCGGATTGCCCACGAGCGTGCATTGGAACTGCTGTCCATTTTCGACATGCAGGATCTGGCCGGCGCCAAGGCGGGCAGTCTCCCCTACGGCGCCCAGCGCCGCTTGGAGATCGTCCGCGCCCTGGCCACCAATCCCTCCCTGCTGCTCCTGGATGAGCCCGCGGCCGGCATGAACCCCTCCGAGACCGCCGAGCTCATGGAGAATATCGTAAAGATCCGCGACACCTTCCAGATCGCCGTCCTGCTCATTGAACACGATATGAGCCTGGTCATGGGCATCTGTGAGGGCATCTGCGTGCTGAACTTCGGCCACATCATCGCCAAGGGCACGCCCGACGAAATTCAAAACAACCCGGAGGTCATCAAGGCCTATCTGGGTTCCGGGAAGGGGGAGTGA
- a CDS encoding phosphoribosylformylglycinamidine synthase encodes MEKVFRCYVEKRPGFDGAARALCRELTEELGISSLTGVRILNRYDVEGVSPQVYAQAAATVFSEPQVDAVYEEELPDMTGAPCRLVAVEALPGQYDQRADSASQCIQLQTGGERPLCATAAVYILQGQVDDADLAKVKKYLINPVEAREAALDKPRTLSQHYSAPGRVKVLAGFRDLDDDGLEHMLQAYGLAMDVNDLKFFQRYMREEEQREPTLTELRLVDTYWSDHCRHTTFSTHIDKVEILEPAVEEAYRQYLAARVEVYGEEKAARRPQTLMDLATIATKVLKRRGVLQRLDESEEINACSVHVTATVDGQEEDWLLMFKNETHNHPTEIEPFGGAATCIGGAIRDPLSGRSYVYQAMRVTGCGDPRTPLDQTMEGKLPQRKLCTTAAAGYSSYGNQIGLCTGMVSEIYHPGYVAKHMEVGAVVGAAPAANVIRETPAPGDKVILLGGRTGRDGIGGATGSSKSHDLKSLDTMASEVQKGNAPEERKIQRLFRDPAVTRLIKRCNDFGAGGVSVAIGELADGLSIDLDQVRKKYDGLDGTELAISESQERMAVVVADGDVERFIAAANAENLEAYVVAEVTQSPRMVMRWGGKVIADLSRAFLSSNGADKHTAVTVPPVQRAGAGVAQDLRGLAAELNLGLQRGLGERFDASIGAGSVLMPFGGRTQTTPTQAMAALLPVGPGRETDLCSVMAWGFRPKWMESDPFTGASVSVVDSLCRLVAAGCDAKGAYLSFQEYFEKLRDNPVRWGKPFSALLGALSAQLGLGVAAIGGKDSMSGSFLGLDVPPTLISFAIAPERAGNVLSPEFKEAGHPVYLFRPEDFRDYGALSALWAKFHGLCLDGTVKAAWAVGPGGAAEAVMKMSFGNRIGFLADPRLESDPFWDPTPGAIVAECGREIPGALLLGYTSDEPIVTLKNDSASIEELLQCAEGVLERVYPTRTPASGGVKAISWEGRSPAVCAHKTARPKAVIPVFPGTNCEYDTAAACLRAGIEPEIVVVKNLSAGLLAQSAQALEQAIQGAQMIVLPGGFSGGDEPDGSAKFICSFFRNPRLTDAVHDLLKNRDGLMLGICNGFQALVKLGLVPYGEIRPMHEDCATLTFNDIGRHQSRYVTTRVASVNSPWMLRSQVGDLHAIPVSHGEGKFVAPGALLEELITRGQVATQYVDLGGAPSMDIAANPNGSVLAIEGIFSPDGRVFGKMGHSERRGTYIAKNIPGDKYQPIFESGAAYFQ; translated from the coding sequence ATGGAGAAGGTATTTCGCTGTTACGTAGAGAAACGGCCGGGTTTTGACGGTGCGGCCCGGGCCCTGTGCCGGGAGCTTACCGAGGAGCTGGGGATCTCCAGCCTCACGGGGGTGCGCATCCTCAACCGCTACGATGTGGAGGGCGTGAGCCCCCAGGTCTACGCCCAGGCGGCGGCCACGGTCTTTTCCGAGCCCCAGGTGGACGCCGTGTATGAAGAGGAGCTGCCCGACATGACGGGGGCGCCCTGCCGCCTGGTGGCGGTGGAGGCCCTGCCCGGACAGTACGACCAGCGGGCGGACTCCGCCAGCCAGTGCATCCAGCTTCAGACCGGCGGGGAGCGGCCCCTTTGCGCCACGGCCGCCGTCTATATCCTCCAGGGCCAGGTGGACGACGCCGACCTTGCAAAGGTGAAGAAGTACCTCATCAACCCTGTGGAAGCCAGGGAGGCGGCGCTGGACAAGCCCCGGACCCTCTCCCAGCACTATTCCGCTCCGGGCAGGGTGAAGGTGCTGGCGGGCTTCCGGGACCTGGATGACGACGGGTTGGAGCATATGCTCCAGGCGTACGGCCTGGCCATGGACGTCAACGACCTGAAGTTTTTTCAGCGCTATATGCGGGAGGAAGAGCAACGGGAGCCCACCCTCACCGAGCTGCGCCTGGTGGACACCTATTGGTCCGATCACTGCCGCCACACCACCTTCTCCACCCACATCGACAAGGTAGAGATCCTGGAGCCTGCGGTGGAGGAGGCCTACCGGCAGTATCTGGCCGCCCGGGTGGAGGTCTATGGGGAGGAGAAGGCCGCTCGGCGGCCCCAGACGCTGATGGACCTGGCCACCATCGCCACCAAGGTCCTCAAAAGGCGGGGCGTGCTCCAGCGGCTGGACGAGTCCGAGGAGATCAACGCCTGCTCCGTCCACGTCACCGCCACGGTGGATGGGCAGGAGGAGGACTGGCTCCTCATGTTCAAGAACGAGACCCACAACCACCCCACCGAGATCGAGCCCTTCGGCGGCGCGGCCACCTGCATCGGCGGCGCCATCCGGGACCCCCTGTCCGGCCGGTCCTATGTGTACCAGGCCATGCGCGTCACCGGCTGCGGCGACCCCCGCACCCCGCTGGACCAGACCATGGAGGGCAAGCTGCCCCAGCGGAAGCTGTGCACCACCGCGGCGGCGGGATACTCCTCCTACGGCAATCAGATCGGTCTGTGTACCGGTATGGTGAGCGAGATCTACCACCCCGGCTATGTGGCTAAGCACATGGAGGTGGGGGCCGTGGTGGGCGCGGCCCCGGCGGCCAACGTCATCCGGGAGACGCCCGCGCCCGGCGACAAGGTCATCCTGCTGGGCGGACGCACCGGGCGGGACGGCATCGGCGGCGCTACCGGCTCCTCCAAGAGCCATGACCTCAAGAGCCTGGACACCATGGCCTCCGAGGTCCAGAAGGGCAATGCCCCGGAGGAGCGGAAGATCCAGCGCCTGTTCCGCGACCCGGCGGTGACCCGGCTCATCAAGCGCTGCAACGACTTCGGGGCGGGCGGCGTGTCCGTGGCCATCGGCGAGCTGGCCGATGGGCTCTCCATCGACCTGGACCAGGTCCGCAAAAAATACGACGGCCTGGACGGCACGGAGCTGGCCATTTCCGAGAGCCAGGAGCGCATGGCCGTGGTGGTGGCCGACGGGGACGTGGAGCGGTTCATCGCCGCCGCCAACGCAGAAAACCTGGAGGCCTATGTGGTGGCTGAGGTCACACAGAGCCCCCGTATGGTGATGCGTTGGGGCGGGAAGGTCATCGCAGACCTCTCCCGGGCCTTCCTCTCCTCCAACGGGGCGGACAAGCACACCGCCGTCACCGTGCCGCCCGTGCAGCGGGCAGGGGCCGGCGTCGCCCAGGATCTGCGGGGGCTGGCCGCCGAGCTGAATCTGGGCCTCCAGCGGGGGCTGGGAGAGCGGTTCGACGCCTCCATCGGCGCGGGCTCGGTGCTGATGCCCTTTGGCGGAAGGACCCAGACCACCCCCACCCAGGCCATGGCCGCCCTGCTGCCGGTGGGCCCCGGGCGGGAGACGGACCTCTGCTCGGTAATGGCGTGGGGCTTCCGGCCCAAGTGGATGGAGAGCGATCCCTTCACAGGGGCCTCTGTCTCGGTGGTGGACTCCCTGTGTCGGCTGGTGGCGGCGGGCTGCGACGCCAAGGGGGCTTACCTCTCCTTCCAGGAGTACTTTGAAAAGCTGCGTGACAATCCGGTGCGCTGGGGCAAGCCCTTCTCCGCCCTGCTGGGCGCCCTGTCCGCCCAACTGGGCCTGGGTGTGGCCGCCATCGGCGGCAAGGACTCCATGTCCGGCTCTTTCCTGGGGCTGGACGTCCCCCCCACCCTCATCTCCTTTGCCATCGCCCCGGAGCGGGCCGGCAATGTGCTCTCCCCCGAGTTCAAGGAGGCGGGGCACCCGGTCTACCTCTTCCGGCCGGAGGACTTCCGGGACTACGGGGCGCTGAGCGCCCTGTGGGCGAAATTTCACGGCCTGTGCCTGGACGGGACCGTAAAGGCCGCCTGGGCCGTGGGACCCGGCGGGGCGGCAGAGGCCGTGATGAAGATGTCCTTCGGCAACCGGATCGGCTTCCTCGCCGACCCGCGCCTGGAGTCCGACCCCTTCTGGGACCCCACTCCCGGCGCCATTGTGGCCGAATGCGGCAGGGAGATCCCCGGCGCCCTTCTGCTGGGCTATACCTCTGACGAGCCCATCGTCACCCTGAAGAACGACTCCGCCTCCATTGAGGAGCTGCTGCAGTGTGCCGAAGGGGTGCTGGAGCGGGTGTACCCCACCCGCACCCCCGCCTCCGGCGGCGTGAAGGCCATTTCCTGGGAGGGGCGATCTCCGGCGGTGTGCGCCCACAAGACCGCCCGGCCCAAGGCCGTGATCCCCGTGTTCCCCGGCACCAACTGCGAATACGATACCGCTGCGGCCTGCCTTCGGGCGGGCATCGAGCCGGAGATCGTGGTGGTGAAAAATCTGAGCGCCGGGCTTCTGGCCCAGTCCGCCCAAGCTTTGGAGCAGGCCATCCAGGGGGCCCAGATGATCGTCCTGCCCGGCGGCTTCTCCGGCGGCGACGAGCCCGACGGCTCCGCCAAGTTCATCTGCTCCTTCTTCCGCAATCCCCGCCTCACCGACGCGGTCCACGACCTGCTCAAAAACCGGGATGGCCTGATGCTGGGCATCTGCAACGGCTTCCAGGCCCTGGTCAAGCTGGGACTGGTGCCCTACGGCGAGATCCGGCCTATGCACGAGGACTGTGCCACGCTGACCTTCAACGATATCGGCCGCCATCAGAGCCGGTATGTCACCACCCGGGTGGCCTCGGTGAATTCCCCCTGGATGCTCCGCTCTCAGGTGGGCGACCTCCACGCCATCCCCGTCTCCCACGGAGAGGGCAAGTTCGTGGCCCCCGGGGCGCTGCTGGAGGAGCTGATCACCCGGGGACAGGTGGCCACGCAGTATGTGGACTTGGGCGGGGCGCCCTCCATGGACATTGCCGCCAATCCCAACGGCTCCGTGCTGGCCATAGAGGGGATCTTCTCTCCGGACGGGCGGGTGTTCGGCAAGATGGGCCACTCCGAGCGGCGGGGGACCTACATTGCCAAAAACATACCCGGCGACAAGTACCAGCCCATTTTCGAAAGCGGCGCGGCGTACTTCCAATGA
- a CDS encoding branched-chain amino acid ABC transporter permease, with translation MKTLSSGRKRLFRNAITYGIVIAAFVILQVLNAGGLLSPSLQGQLVPICAYVTMAIALNLVVGISGELSLGHAGFMSVGAFSGVVVSLSLQQAIPSGPVRLAVAMLVGAVCAGIAGFIVGVPVLRLRGDYLAIVTLAFGEIIKNIINILYVGIDGNGLHFSTQNEAALALGEGGKAILKGPMGVTTNAKLSSFTAGFILVLIALTVVLNLINSRSGRAIMALRDNRIAAESVGIGATKYKLLAFVTSAVLAGAAGALYAMNYSSLAAKKFDFNTSILILVFVVLGGLGNIRGSIIAAALLYVLPEMLRDFYDFRMLIYAIVLILVMLLTNSPFFQDLRSQLQSKLRDRAVAKADAKGGSGHE, from the coding sequence ATGAAAACCCTTTCTTCCGGCCGGAAACGGCTCTTCCGCAACGCCATTACCTACGGCATTGTCATCGCCGCCTTTGTGATCCTCCAGGTCCTCAACGCCGGCGGGCTCCTATCCCCCTCTCTGCAGGGACAGCTTGTGCCCATCTGCGCCTATGTCACCATGGCCATCGCCCTGAATTTGGTAGTGGGCATCTCCGGTGAGTTGAGCCTCGGCCACGCCGGCTTTATGAGCGTAGGCGCGTTCTCCGGCGTTGTGGTCTCCCTCTCCCTCCAGCAGGCGATCCCCTCCGGCCCCGTCCGTCTGGCGGTGGCCATGCTGGTGGGCGCCGTGTGCGCCGGAATCGCCGGCTTTATCGTGGGCGTGCCCGTTCTGCGGCTCCGGGGCGATTATCTGGCCATCGTCACCCTGGCCTTCGGCGAGATCATCAAAAATATCATCAACATCCTCTATGTGGGCATAGACGGCAACGGACTCCACTTCTCTACCCAGAACGAGGCCGCGCTGGCCCTGGGCGAGGGCGGCAAAGCCATTCTGAAGGGGCCCATGGGCGTCACGACCAATGCGAAGCTTTCCTCCTTTACCGCTGGCTTTATCCTGGTGCTCATCGCCCTGACGGTGGTGCTCAATCTGATCAACAGCCGTTCCGGGCGGGCCATCATGGCACTGCGTGACAACCGCATCGCTGCCGAGAGCGTGGGCATCGGCGCCACCAAGTACAAGCTTCTGGCCTTTGTCACCTCCGCCGTGCTGGCGGGCGCCGCCGGCGCCCTGTACGCCATGAATTACTCCTCCCTCGCCGCCAAAAAGTTTGATTTCAATACCTCCATCCTCATCTTGGTCTTTGTGGTACTGGGCGGGCTGGGCAACATCCGGGGCTCCATCATTGCCGCCGCCCTGCTCTATGTGCTGCCCGAGATGCTCCGCGATTTCTACGATTTCCGCATGCTGATCTATGCCATCGTTCTCATTCTGGTGATGCTGCTCACCAACAGCCCCTTCTTCCAGGACCTGCGCAGTCAGCTCCAGAGCAAGCTGCGGGACCGTGCGGTGGCCAAAGCCGATGCGAAAGGGGGTTCCGGCCATGAATAA
- a CDS encoding ABC transporter ATP-binding protein, producing MLHVENINVYYGAIHAVKDISFHVDEGEVVTLIGANGAGKSTILKTISGLLHSHTGSITFLDQKIAGVPAHKIVSRGLAQVPEGRQVFLQMTVEENLEMGAYTRPGSEVAPGLETVYEQFPRLKERRRQVAGTLSGGEQQMLAMGRALMSRPKLMMLDEPSMGLAPILVEQIFEIIQTLHKAGTTILLVEQNARMALSVADRGYVLETGRILKTAPAHTLLEDEDVKKAYLGG from the coding sequence ATGCTGCATGTGGAAAACATCAACGTATACTACGGTGCCATTCACGCCGTCAAGGACATCTCCTTCCATGTGGACGAGGGCGAGGTGGTCACGCTCATCGGCGCCAACGGCGCGGGCAAGTCCACCATCCTAAAGACCATCTCCGGCCTTTTACACAGCCATACCGGCTCCATCACCTTCCTGGACCAGAAGATCGCCGGCGTCCCGGCCCACAAGATCGTCTCACGGGGCCTTGCCCAGGTGCCCGAAGGTCGGCAGGTCTTCCTCCAGATGACGGTGGAGGAGAATCTGGAGATGGGCGCCTACACCCGTCCGGGCAGTGAGGTCGCTCCCGGCCTGGAGACCGTCTACGAGCAGTTTCCCCGCCTGAAGGAGCGCCGCCGTCAGGTCGCCGGCACGCTCTCCGGCGGCGAACAGCAGATGCTGGCCATGGGGCGCGCCCTGATGTCCCGCCCCAAGCTGATGATGCTGGACGAGCCCTCCATGGGGCTGGCCCCCATTCTGGTGGAGCAGATCTTCGAGATCATCCAGACCCTCCACAAGGCGGGCACTACCATCCTTCTGGTGGAACAGAACGCCCGGATGGCCCTCTCGGTGGCGGACCGCGGCTATGTGCTGGAGACCGGGCGCATCCTCAAGACAGCCCCCGCCCACACCCTTTTGGAAGACGAGGACGTCAAAAAAGCCTATCTGGGCGGCTGA